From a single Paenibacillus sp. FSL W8-0426 genomic region:
- the yqeK gene encoding bis(5'-nucleosyl)-tetraphosphatase (symmetrical) YqeK, with amino-acid sequence MKSVYNNLVINTLSGNLKDDIYNFLVDNGCPKTAEHCVRVGKEARKIADRYHADKDSAEIAGYLHDISAVYSNDVRIQVSYDLGIEVLPEEETFPMIIHQKISKEMARDIFNIKDQEVLDAVGCHTTLKKNSTILDKVLFVADKIEWDQAGEPPYLHQITQKLDDSLNHAAFEYIHFLWKQRENLRVIHPWLRDAYNELKDLV; translated from the coding sequence ATGAAGTCAGTATATAATAATCTTGTTATAAATACCTTGTCGGGAAATCTCAAGGATGATATATATAACTTTTTAGTGGATAATGGCTGCCCCAAAACTGCGGAACATTGTGTCAGGGTAGGCAAAGAAGCGAGAAAGATAGCTGATCGATATCATGCTGATAAGGATTCAGCCGAAATCGCTGGATATTTACATGATATAAGTGCGGTATATTCTAATGATGTAAGGATTCAAGTTTCTTATGATCTGGGTATTGAGGTACTGCCTGAAGAAGAGACTTTTCCAATGATAATCCATCAGAAGATATCGAAAGAAATGGCTAGAGATATTTTTAACATTAAGGATCAGGAAGTTCTTGATGCAGTTGGATGTCACACGACACTCAAGAAAAATTCAACTATTTTAGACAAGGTTTTGTTTGTTGCAGATAAGATAGAGTGGGATCAAGCTGGTGAACCTCCATATTTACATCAGATTACGCAGAAGCTAGATGATTCGTTGAACCATGCAGCATTCGAATATATTCATTTTTTATGGAAACAGCGAGAAAACCTAAGAGTTATTCATCCATGGCTTAGAGACGCTTATAATGAATTGAAGGACTTGGTTTAG
- a CDS encoding nucleotidyltransferase family protein, whose protein sequence is MVIDSTYEKKLIEIIHSSPMLVEVFELSRKTELTEYYIGAGCIAQTVWNYSLGNPLGYGIDDIDIIYFDTDLSYEKEDRIINKCKEVYCKLPIKVDEKNQARVHLWYKDKFGIDLKPYLSLEEAINSWPTTATLYNKTQEVEKNMAGIECYTVVGAAALV, encoded by the coding sequence ATGGTTATAGACTCAACGTATGAAAAAAAGTTAATTGAAATCATCCATTCTTCTCCAATGTTAGTTGAGGTTTTTGAACTGTCTCGAAAAACGGAGTTAACAGAATATTATATTGGTGCTGGCTGTATTGCACAGACCGTTTGGAACTACTCGTTAGGGAATCCTTTAGGATACGGCATTGATGACATTGATATTATTTATTTTGATACTGACCTTTCCTATGAAAAAGAAGATCGAATAATAAATAAATGTAAAGAGGTATATTGTAAGCTGCCCATTAAAGTTGATGAAAAAAATCAAGCAAGGGTTCATTTATGGTACAAAGATAAATTCGGAATTGATCTTAAGCCATATTTATCATTAGAGGAAGCAATTAACTCGTGGCCTACAACAGCCACTTTATATAACAAAACACAAGAAGTGGAAAAGAATATGGCCGGAATTGAATGTTATACCGTGGTAGGCGCAGCGGCTTTAGTTTAG
- a CDS encoding B12-binding domain-containing radical SAM protein, which translates to MKVILSTLNAKYIHTSLAIRCLKAYSEKDFDIELAEYTIKDPVMNIVSDLYQRGADVIGFSCYIWNIEETIKVIDILKKVMPEVKIVLGGPEVSYDTEYWMNRIQNVDFIVMGEGEETFHQLLTEISTTQKYHFVYGVAYRKGEEVIVMPGRPKADLNDLPSPHRFDEDIPHLGKRVVYFETSRGCPFSCQFCLSSIEVGVRYYDIERTKADILYLIEKGAKLIKFVDRTFNIKRDYAMEMFKFLIENHQGTVFQFEITADIMRPEVLDYLAEHAPPGIFRFEIGVQSTNDPTNELVKRRQNFAKLSRTVNKVKASGKIDQHLDLIAGLPEEDYNTFRKTFNDVFALGPEELQLGFLKMLRGTGLRLDAEKYNYTYMDHAPYEILGSHVLPFSDIVRLKRLEDVLEKYWNAHRMDHTLKYLMEQEFDSPFDFFQAFGDYWEGQGWQKIGHQLEDLFTRLYSFLESRNTPHMDVVLGLMKLDYFLGHKYKPRKIWWDDALEKDQWAGYMKMLAERPEDVRLPRIAGAAGTAWLESSGTSAPAAAASPAAAGEDTAADAAGVNGSELVSAGDGAADGGDGSASRALPMTSAMTAQTVMGARSFADLGLGEKELQKHAVLDVLPFRLERVLAGASPLAAKGRTLLVVVYQQHEGQQAQYYMLPLGEEAAAM; encoded by the coding sequence ATGAAGGTTATTCTTTCGACGTTAAATGCAAAGTATATCCATACCTCGCTGGCGATTCGCTGTCTGAAGGCGTATAGCGAGAAGGATTTTGATATCGAACTGGCCGAGTATACGATCAAGGACCCGGTCATGAACATCGTGTCCGATCTGTACCAGCGCGGTGCGGATGTGATCGGGTTTTCGTGTTACATCTGGAATATCGAGGAGACGATCAAGGTTATCGATATTTTGAAAAAGGTTATGCCTGAAGTGAAAATCGTGCTCGGCGGTCCTGAGGTATCGTATGACACGGAATATTGGATGAACCGCATCCAGAACGTCGATTTCATCGTCATGGGCGAAGGCGAAGAGACGTTCCATCAGCTGCTGACCGAAATTTCGACGACGCAGAAGTATCATTTCGTTTATGGCGTGGCGTATCGCAAAGGAGAAGAAGTCATCGTGATGCCGGGTCGCCCGAAGGCAGACCTGAACGATCTGCCGTCGCCGCACCGGTTTGACGAGGATATTCCGCATTTGGGGAAACGGGTGGTTTATTTTGAGACGAGCCGGGGCTGTCCGTTCAGCTGCCAGTTCTGTTTGTCGAGCATCGAGGTCGGCGTGCGGTATTACGATATCGAGCGGACGAAGGCGGATATTCTGTATTTGATCGAAAAGGGCGCGAAGCTGATCAAGTTCGTGGACCGCACGTTCAACATCAAGCGCGATTATGCGATGGAGATGTTCAAATTCCTGATCGAGAACCATCAGGGCACGGTGTTCCAGTTCGAAATCACGGCGGACATTATGCGTCCCGAGGTGCTGGATTATTTGGCAGAGCATGCGCCGCCGGGCATTTTCCGGTTCGAAATCGGCGTACAGTCGACGAATGACCCGACGAACGAACTGGTGAAACGCCGCCAGAACTTTGCGAAGCTGAGCCGCACGGTCAACAAGGTGAAAGCCAGCGGCAAGATCGACCAGCATTTGGATCTCATCGCAGGACTGCCGGAAGAGGATTACAATACGTTCCGCAAAACGTTTAACGACGTGTTTGCGCTGGGACCGGAGGAGCTTCAGCTCGGCTTTCTGAAAATGCTGCGCGGTACCGGACTGCGTCTCGATGCGGAAAAGTACAACTACACGTATATGGATCACGCGCCGTACGAAATTCTGGGCAGCCATGTGCTGCCGTTCAGCGACATCGTACGTTTGAAGCGTCTGGAGGACGTGCTGGAGAAATACTGGAACGCACACCGGATGGACCATACGTTGAAGTATTTGATGGAGCAGGAATTCGATTCGCCGTTCGATTTCTTCCAGGCGTTCGGGGACTACTGGGAAGGTCAGGGCTGGCAGAAGATCGGGCATCAGTTGGAGGATTTGTTCACCCGATTGTACAGCTTCCTGGAGTCGCGGAACACGCCCCATATGGATGTCGTGCTTGGCCTAATGAAGCTGGACTATTTCCTTGGCCACAAATACAAACCGCGCAAAATCTGGTGGGACGATGCGCTGGAGAAGGATCAGTGGGCGGGTTATATGAAAATGCTGGCTGAACGTCCGGAAGACGTTCGTTTGCCGCGCATTGCCGGCGCCGCAGGCACGGCATGGCTGGAAAGCAGCGGCACGAGTGCGCCTGCCGCTGCGGCCAGTCCGGCTGCTGCCGGGGAAGACACTGCCGCGGATGCGGCGGGTGTGAACGGCAGCGAGCTTGTGTCCGCCGGGGATGGAGCGGCGGACGGAGGGGACGGCAGCGCTTCGCGTGCGCTGCCGATGACCTCGGCCATGACCGCACAGACGGTCATGGGCGCACGCTCTTTCGCCGATCTGGGACTCGGCGAAAAAGAGCTGCAGAAGCACGCCGTACTGGACGTGCTTCCGTTCCGGCTTGAGCGGGTGCTTGCTGGCGCCAGCCCGCTTGCCGCGAAAGGCCGGACGCTGCTGGTCGTGGTGTACCAGCAGCATGAAGGGCAGCAGGCGCAGTATTACATGCTGCCGCTGGGAGAAGAAGCCGCTGCCATGTAG
- a CDS encoding helix-turn-helix domain-containing protein, with the protein MPLQEQTSLWSDTTIKVLDVYSGILQTGSVLSETELTSNLLLLAGGGEGELSMNGEVCRIGASFAAHVVKGSSFTLTASSDNMDYIVIMYKASSMEGASLVLPSHRKHPLRTSFVQHPGTQAEWVQMAEKIAAKWSRGEGLERFHANALMQGMLYELIMEYERGQGGAESDMVDVVAAYIAGHYRQNLELKELAALAGCSVRQLQRRFKQEKQLGPMEYVIQLRMESASRMLRHTDAPIGEIAERMGYRDTYYFSRAFKKYYGVPPQIYRRNASSRTGALSAYSLLQTRMASWYESSQGPVICHMRGEYEVTASPRRIAVLDVQYADHLLALGLSPAGSVGSGSAAFHFPQYIRAKLQGTELLGTYEYPDLPAVERLAPDLIICTEVHDPHYERLSRIAPVLMFKRNESWQTILSLFGELTGKRAEAQQILADYHRRTALLSEELAPVLAGKSVALIRPFESMVRVHTASHRTGAVLYRDLGLPAPLFVADPSDTAYHISVDRLPAVHASHYFLLSSEIMQEGMSATEQSVWGMLDTDDRQRIYSVDAATWIGCYGPTGINGIIDQIAQALLA; encoded by the coding sequence ATGCCGCTGCAAGAACAGACAAGTCTATGGAGTGATACGACGATCAAGGTGCTTGACGTGTATAGCGGTATTTTACAGACAGGCAGTGTGCTTAGCGAAACCGAATTGACATCGAATCTGTTGCTGCTGGCAGGAGGCGGAGAAGGGGAGCTCTCAATGAATGGTGAAGTTTGCCGCATTGGGGCTTCTTTTGCTGCTCATGTGGTTAAAGGATCATCCTTTACGCTGACTGCCAGCTCAGACAACATGGATTATATCGTGATCATGTACAAGGCATCCTCCATGGAGGGAGCCTCCCTTGTTTTGCCCTCGCATCGCAAACACCCGCTGCGCACTTCGTTTGTTCAGCACCCTGGAACCCAGGCGGAATGGGTTCAGATGGCGGAGAAAATCGCGGCCAAATGGAGCCGGGGCGAAGGGCTGGAACGTTTTCACGCCAATGCGCTGATGCAGGGGATGCTCTACGAACTCATTATGGAGTATGAACGTGGTCAGGGCGGAGCGGAATCAGACATGGTGGATGTTGTCGCTGCGTATATAGCAGGGCATTATCGTCAGAATCTGGAGCTTAAAGAGCTGGCGGCACTTGCCGGATGCAGCGTAAGACAGCTGCAGCGACGGTTCAAACAAGAGAAGCAGCTCGGACCGATGGAATACGTCATCCAGCTGCGGATGGAGAGTGCATCGCGGATGCTGCGTCATACGGATGCTCCCATCGGCGAAATCGCTGAGAGAATGGGGTATCGCGACACGTATTATTTCAGTAGGGCGTTTAAGAAATATTATGGTGTCCCTCCGCAGATCTATCGGCGTAATGCCTCTTCCAGAACAGGTGCGCTCTCTGCGTATTCCTTACTGCAAACCCGCATGGCTTCTTGGTATGAGTCGTCCCAAGGCCCGGTGATTTGCCATATGCGAGGTGAATATGAGGTTACCGCATCTCCACGGCGTATCGCCGTGCTCGATGTTCAATATGCAGATCATTTGCTTGCGCTTGGGTTGTCCCCGGCAGGAAGCGTAGGATCGGGGAGTGCGGCGTTCCATTTCCCTCAATATATTCGGGCAAAACTTCAGGGAACCGAATTACTCGGAACCTATGAGTACCCCGATCTGCCCGCAGTGGAACGACTGGCTCCGGATCTCATTATCTGCACCGAAGTGCATGATCCGCATTATGAACGGTTAAGTCGAATCGCTCCAGTCCTCATGTTTAAGCGCAATGAGAGCTGGCAGACGATTCTGAGCCTGTTCGGTGAACTGACAGGCAAGCGAGCAGAGGCACAGCAAATACTTGCGGACTATCATCGACGAACCGCATTGCTGTCAGAAGAACTTGCCCCAGTGCTGGCAGGCAAGAGCGTGGCACTGATTCGTCCGTTTGAGTCTATGGTTCGCGTACATACAGCCTCACATCGTACAGGCGCTGTGCTCTATCGAGACCTGGGTCTGCCTGCCCCGTTATTTGTAGCCGATCCCTCCGACACGGCTTATCATATTTCAGTCGACAGACTGCCGGCTGTACATGCCAGCCACTACTTTTTGCTTAGCAGCGAAATCATGCAGGAGGGGATGTCTGCAACAGAGCAAAGTGTCTGGGGGATGCTGGATACGGATGACCGACAGCGAATATACTCGGTAGATGCCGCGACATGGATCGGCTGTTATGGACCGACGGGCATCAATGGTATTATCGATCAGATTGCTCAGGCACTGTTGGCTTGA
- a CDS encoding helix-turn-helix domain-containing protein, whose amino-acid sequence MFVKLLLSMTAIALITVVLISSVTYMISADNSVRNAISYNESVLTQQKELIHKELTTIGNAANSLLMAQSYVYHTIGGKLSVSSLIDLSTLVEEQKKLSPYIDSIYLYYAPLELVLTSRPEVKTSPISDFADQSWLDTLNQDSASRTVWLTGRSNGFSPEHPATSLIQKMPLIGQVEGAIVINLNLDRLFADYLSHYNSKKGTIMVIGPQGELLYSDAHDREALLQQWDAEQVTSDSGYYIGDSDQIVSYTASDMTGWRFVDITERSVLLQGMNRIKVLIWTVAILYITAAVAISYVLSRRLYRPLQSVISYIVSSEESERRDKSGGPSSTDEAGFIRHSFEQMTRNRDILIKEKLKVDELLTGNRTAIKEKYLNDLIQGNVPEEAPNRPDHAAELLGLQLDFNRFAVLTLELEKHQPMRGSEDLFHSHLLQYGLMEELGKDIDGEIFVKDSRHTVILLSLHSDADDTFPVEQARSLKSYFLSRYGISVTIAVSRIHSGEQAVRTAYNETQEALNMKIYIGKGEILPYSILDEWKSEEGTYYYPYELETKLQQSLLKTDKEECTAVIRAITREVLKQRLGKANIHQLYVQLSGELVKTLVQTGGEVTAVIGEGSSYTDALARAETVQDMEECVLTICSKIIDYHREKRSKMTDVTLQLATEFMDNHYNKNISVDNVAEHVKRSSSYLGRIFKESTGMTVNDYLIQLRIKRAMELLKQTDASVEEVCREIGYANVSYFNKIFKARTGLTPGQFRHQQAADQRLTQGKGPKTS is encoded by the coding sequence ATGTTCGTTAAACTGCTCCTATCGATGACTGCCATAGCTTTGATCACTGTTGTTCTCATTTCTTCGGTCACTTACATGATTTCGGCTGATAACAGTGTCCGTAATGCCATCAGTTATAATGAATCTGTCTTGACTCAGCAGAAGGAGCTGATTCATAAGGAGCTGACCACCATCGGAAATGCGGCCAATAGTCTGCTGATGGCTCAATCCTATGTGTACCATACCATCGGAGGCAAGCTCTCTGTAAGTTCATTAATTGATCTGTCCACTCTCGTAGAAGAGCAAAAAAAGCTCAGTCCCTACATCGATTCCATCTATCTATACTACGCCCCGCTTGAACTTGTCCTGACATCACGTCCGGAGGTAAAGACATCTCCTATATCCGACTTTGCTGACCAGTCCTGGCTGGATACCTTAAATCAAGACTCAGCATCTCGTACTGTCTGGTTAACCGGAAGATCGAACGGGTTTTCTCCGGAACATCCTGCGACCTCCCTGATTCAGAAGATGCCGCTGATTGGCCAAGTGGAGGGCGCGATCGTCATTAATCTGAATCTGGATCGACTCTTCGCCGACTACTTAAGTCATTACAATAGCAAGAAAGGCACCATCATGGTCATTGGTCCACAGGGTGAACTCCTCTATTCCGATGCTCATGACAGAGAAGCCCTTCTTCAGCAGTGGGATGCTGAACAGGTAACATCGGACAGCGGCTATTATATTGGCGATTCTGATCAGATCGTATCCTACACTGCATCGGATATGACAGGCTGGCGATTCGTCGATATCACCGAACGATCCGTCCTTCTGCAAGGCATGAACCGAATTAAAGTCCTCATTTGGACAGTCGCCATCCTATATATAACGGCTGCTGTTGCTATTTCCTATGTTTTATCGAGAAGATTATATCGCCCGCTGCAAAGTGTGATTTCCTATATTGTGAGCTCTGAAGAGTCCGAACGACGCGACAAATCGGGCGGCCCAAGCAGCACGGATGAAGCCGGCTTTATCCGTCATTCATTTGAGCAGATGACACGTAACCGCGATATTTTAATCAAAGAAAAGCTGAAAGTGGATGAACTCCTCACCGGAAATCGCACGGCCATTAAGGAAAAGTATCTGAACGATTTAATCCAGGGCAACGTTCCAGAAGAAGCACCAAACAGACCGGACCATGCGGCAGAGCTGCTTGGATTACAGCTTGATTTCAATCGTTTTGCCGTCCTGACCCTTGAACTCGAGAAGCATCAGCCAATGAGGGGATCGGAGGATCTATTCCATTCCCATCTGCTCCAGTACGGTCTGATGGAAGAACTGGGAAAAGATATCGACGGAGAAATTTTTGTCAAAGACAGCAGGCACACGGTCATCCTTCTCTCCTTGCATTCGGATGCCGATGATACCTTTCCTGTAGAACAAGCCAGAAGTCTCAAATCATATTTTCTCAGTCGTTATGGGATCTCTGTGACCATCGCTGTCAGCCGTATTCACTCCGGAGAACAAGCCGTGCGTACAGCTTACAACGAGACACAGGAGGCACTAAATATGAAAATCTATATTGGGAAGGGCGAAATTCTGCCCTATTCGATCCTTGATGAGTGGAAATCGGAAGAAGGTACCTACTATTATCCGTACGAACTCGAAACGAAGCTGCAGCAATCCCTGCTGAAGACGGATAAAGAGGAATGTACTGCCGTGATCCGGGCCATCACCCGGGAGGTGCTGAAGCAAAGGCTGGGTAAAGCCAATATTCATCAGCTGTATGTCCAATTGAGCGGGGAGTTGGTCAAAACACTCGTTCAGACTGGCGGCGAGGTGACCGCTGTTATCGGTGAAGGATCGTCTTATACCGATGCACTGGCGCGGGCCGAAACCGTTCAGGATATGGAAGAATGTGTCTTAACGATATGCAGCAAGATTATCGACTACCACCGGGAGAAGCGCTCCAAAATGACGGATGTGACCCTTCAGCTGGCAACGGAATTCATGGATAACCATTATAATAAGAATATATCTGTGGATAACGTGGCAGAACACGTAAAACGCAGCTCGTCCTACTTGGGTCGCATCTTCAAGGAGTCAACGGGCATGACGGTTAATGACTATCTCATCCAGCTGCGCATCAAACGTGCCATGGAGCTGTTGAAGCAGACAGATGCCTCCGTTGAGGAGGTCTGCCGGGAGATTGGATACGCGAACGTCAGCTATTTCAATAAAATCTTCAAAGCCAGAACGGGACTTACCCCGGGTCAATTTCGGCACCAACAAGCGGCAGATCAACGATTAACGCAGGGAAAGGGTCCCAAAACCTCCTAA
- a CDS encoding extracellular solute-binding protein yields MRKRIKIVSVILLAVSLATSLLSGCTSETNTSSPSPNAGETPGANSNPIEISWGIHFAADGVVNDSEVQKWLEQKFNVKIKPVKVTDASIASGEIPDIFMLGDPSNVIAYQNQGVLMSIDQNMLMEKMPEYYADIEKKKELFQTVTVNNELWAIPMFIDLKPYDLGMLWRKDWLDQVGIQKVPETLDEFEEAVYAFAQKDPDGNGVKDTYGLTGTATSTWSSGFYSIFGAFGVEPTMWMERDGQIVNGSIMPETKEALAKLRKWYADGVIDPEFITDTQDSYRKKLYNNRIGVIEEQISKGALPESVTVKEMLALNPDAKMAFSKNPKGPGGDGSWDWGIKSNFLVIGSKVKDQPEKLEKLFEILRAQSSDEETINMTSLGVKGEQWDFAENGATSGATTFLPGFDKQEQRDQLGIRLFSFGNITTQAYRDKYSDPKLNEAVKTYSSAPRWTDALLFSVLPSDGKYKQELTSLMQKYFAQIISGEIPLTDFDTFVTEWKAKGGDELTKEANEMYQAQFKK; encoded by the coding sequence TTGCGTAAAAGAATCAAAATTGTAAGCGTTATCTTGTTGGCTGTAAGTTTGGCGACAAGCTTGCTTAGCGGATGCACTTCCGAGACGAACACCTCAAGCCCGAGTCCAAATGCAGGAGAAACGCCGGGAGCAAACTCCAATCCGATTGAAATCTCCTGGGGCATTCATTTTGCCGCAGATGGAGTTGTCAATGACTCGGAGGTCCAGAAGTGGCTGGAGCAGAAGTTTAATGTAAAGATCAAACCCGTGAAGGTAACGGACGCCAGTATCGCTTCCGGGGAAATACCGGACATATTCATGCTTGGTGATCCTTCTAATGTAATCGCTTACCAAAATCAGGGCGTGTTAATGAGCATTGATCAGAACATGTTGATGGAGAAAATGCCTGAATATTACGCGGATATTGAGAAAAAGAAAGAGCTTTTTCAGACCGTTACCGTCAATAACGAGCTGTGGGCTATCCCGATGTTTATCGATTTGAAGCCTTACGATCTGGGGATGTTGTGGCGTAAGGACTGGCTGGATCAGGTCGGCATTCAGAAAGTCCCGGAGACGTTGGATGAATTCGAGGAAGCCGTTTATGCCTTTGCACAAAAGGATCCGGACGGTAACGGTGTGAAGGATACGTACGGGTTGACAGGAACGGCTACGTCCACGTGGTCATCCGGATTCTATTCCATCTTCGGGGCATTCGGTGTGGAGCCGACCATGTGGATGGAGAGGGATGGTCAGATTGTAAACGGATCGATCATGCCTGAGACCAAGGAAGCCTTGGCGAAGCTGCGCAAATGGTATGCGGATGGTGTCATCGATCCGGAATTTATTACAGATACACAGGATTCATATCGTAAGAAACTGTATAACAACCGGATCGGCGTCATTGAAGAGCAGATCAGCAAAGGCGCTCTGCCGGAATCGGTAACAGTCAAGGAAATGCTGGCACTAAATCCGGATGCCAAGATGGCATTTTCCAAAAATCCGAAGGGACCTGGCGGTGACGGCTCATGGGATTGGGGAATCAAGAGCAACTTCCTGGTTATCGGCAGCAAAGTAAAGGATCAGCCTGAGAAGCTCGAGAAGCTGTTCGAAATTCTACGGGCACAGAGCAGTGATGAAGAGACCATCAATATGACCAGCCTTGGGGTAAAGGGGGAGCAATGGGATTTTGCTGAGAACGGTGCTACCTCGGGGGCGACTACATTCCTGCCTGGATTCGATAAGCAGGAGCAGCGGGATCAACTGGGAATCCGTCTGTTCTCTTTTGGTAACATTACCACCCAGGCTTATCGGGACAAATATTCCGATCCGAAGCTGAATGAGGCGGTCAAAACGTATTCATCTGCTCCAAGATGGACCGATGCGCTGTTATTCTCTGTGCTGCCTTCGGACGGAAAATACAAACAGGAATTGACGTCACTCATGCAAAAATATTTTGCACAAATCATCAGCGGCGAAATTCCTCTGACTGATTTTGATACATTCGTAACGGAATGGAAGGCAAAAGGCGGCGATGAATTAACGAAGGAAGCCAATGAAATGTACCAAGCACAATTCAAAAAATAA
- a CDS encoding iron-siderophore ABC transporter substrate-binding protein, translated as MNKGTKGRATGSKVFAAQKSRFLMGLLLALVLVLTACGAGAGTNGGNESAAKPTETPSDSESQTNAAYPVTISHMKGEYTLTEKPKTIAVLDVKFVDQLLAVGEQPAGSVIAGGNTTFPEYLSDQLGNVEVLGTRDEPNLEAIVALNPDLILMTDFQEKEYENVSKIAPTIVLDFYEDWRDTLATIGTITGKQAEAEAVRQAYEDKIVGLRAKLSEKLGDETVALIRPRKEGIRVHGLEHRTGGILYEDLGLKAPALVQEIKDDTSVEISMEKVPDIGADHYFLLSDELFAAEAEVLENSSVWKSLDAVKNNRAYNVNATLWIAYYGPIAINIIADQASEALLGSN; from the coding sequence ATGAATAAAGGGACAAAGGGGCGAGCAACCGGAAGCAAGGTATTTGCCGCTCAAAAATCACGATTTTTAATGGGCTTGCTGCTGGCACTTGTACTTGTGCTGACGGCTTGTGGTGCCGGAGCAGGTACGAATGGGGGCAATGAGTCTGCTGCAAAGCCAACGGAGACGCCTTCGGACTCAGAGTCTCAGACGAATGCAGCCTACCCGGTTACGATCTCGCACATGAAAGGTGAATATACGCTAACCGAGAAGCCGAAGACCATTGCTGTGCTTGACGTGAAATTTGTGGATCAATTGTTGGCCGTTGGCGAGCAGCCCGCAGGTAGCGTTATCGCTGGAGGGAATACCACATTTCCGGAATATTTGAGTGATCAGCTAGGGAATGTAGAGGTTCTGGGTACACGGGACGAGCCCAACCTGGAGGCAATTGTAGCATTGAATCCGGATCTTATTTTAATGACCGACTTTCAGGAGAAAGAGTATGAGAATGTCAGCAAAATTGCGCCGACGATCGTACTCGACTTCTACGAGGATTGGCGGGATACGTTAGCCACGATCGGTACGATCACAGGCAAGCAGGCAGAGGCTGAGGCTGTGCGTCAGGCTTATGAGGACAAAATCGTCGGCCTGCGGGCGAAGCTGTCGGAGAAGCTGGGAGATGAAACGGTAGCGCTGATTCGCCCGAGAAAGGAAGGAATTCGTGTACATGGTCTTGAGCATCGGACAGGCGGCATTCTGTATGAGGACTTGGGCTTAAAGGCCCCTGCGCTCGTCCAGGAGATCAAAGACGACACCTCCGTTGAAATTTCGATGGAGAAGGTCCCTGATATTGGGGCAGATCATTATTTCCTGCTATCCGATGAGTTGTTTGCTGCAGAGGCTGAGGTTTTGGAGAACAGTTCGGTATGGAAATCCCTGGATGCCGTCAAAAATAACCGCGCATATAACGTGAATGCAACGCTCTGGATCGCTTACTATGGTCCAATTGCCATTAATATTATTGCAGATCAGGCATCGGAAGCGCTGTTGGGATCGAATTAA
- a CDS encoding (2Fe-2S)-binding protein, which translates to MDHYLSTDVWQQTVKDYSLRIGDPPEDSLRTIALSQLHEEAACREYISWLTEYIGAPDMRVAASMLAKRIGYLWIAPLLTAMTFHHQKMSFSLDNSYLYHSTLTATEGGTRFPFLAVNGLRAETLTEDREVWRKEMIEELFAVRLSPLLQTLATVGPLSMSVLWENMMVRIAPLYTPDVDDVGPESQHIQADFSYLTQIASGQTFGLRKNPFTRFTEKKDNVPVAKNKRITCCFYYQMSGEYCRKCPKIDNENESQLK; encoded by the coding sequence ATGGACCATTATCTGTCGACGGACGTATGGCAGCAAACGGTGAAAGACTACTCACTCAGGATTGGCGATCCACCTGAAGATAGTCTCCGTACCATTGCTCTAAGCCAGTTGCATGAAGAAGCTGCATGCCGCGAGTATATAAGCTGGCTTACGGAGTATATCGGTGCACCTGACATGAGGGTTGCCGCTTCTATGCTGGCTAAACGAATCGGCTATCTGTGGATTGCCCCGTTGCTGACCGCGATGACCTTTCATCATCAGAAAATGTCCTTCTCGCTGGACAACAGCTACCTCTACCATTCGACTCTTACAGCTACTGAAGGCGGAACACGTTTTCCTTTTCTCGCCGTGAACGGGCTTCGGGCAGAAACGCTAACGGAAGACAGGGAAGTTTGGCGGAAAGAGATGATCGAGGAGTTGTTTGCGGTACGGCTTTCGCCGCTGTTACAGACGCTTGCTACCGTTGGCCCTCTTTCGATGAGTGTCCTCTGGGAAAATATGATGGTGCGTATTGCTCCGCTGTATACTCCTGATGTAGACGATGTTGGGCCAGAAAGCCAGCATATTCAAGCTGATTTTTCATATCTGACTCAAATAGCGTCTGGACAAACCTTTGGCCTAAGAAAGAATCCGTTTACTCGATTCACCGAAAAGAAGGACAACGTTCCGGTTGCGAAGAACAAGCGCATCACCTGTTGTTTTTACTACCAGATGTCCGGGGAATATTGCAGAAAATGTCCGAAAATTGACAATGAGAATGAATCTCAATTAAAATGA